One Nostoc sp. UHCC 0302 DNA window includes the following coding sequences:
- a CDS encoding caspase family protein — MTRNIYALLVGIDNYLNSVPPLKGCINDILAVKEYLLGRVSPNQHKLNLHILLNQDATRQAIINGFRQHLCQASNEDIVFFYYSGHGSQQATPEEFWTLEPDRLDETLVCYDSRNPGCWDLTDKELGKLIAEVAEKNPHIVIIMDCCHSGSGIRGDLELETAVRKAPIDHRQRPLDSFIFSLVEAKQLSNSRSLAKNAAGWTLPQGKHIFFAACQDYEEAKEYMADGQIRGAFSYFLLDTLIKANGSLTYRDLFKRTNALVCSKVAAQSPQIEATVQGDLNQLFLGGAIASHTPYFTVSYHKNHTWVIDGGAVHGIPEPSGDETTLLALFPFDTPSEQLHQLSRAIGEAQVLEVMPQLSKIQISGIRDLNTEMIFKAVVTSLPLPPKGVLITGEDVGVKLARTTLLTSGPQNQQSLYLREVTTPETAEFKLLARNDEYLITRPADDRPLVAQIQGYTQATASQAIQRLEHIARWTNIYELSSPTSTRIPPDAVQILIYQDGQERQDIQMRLEYQQENGKWKQPNFKIKLKNTSNEPVYCALLNLTDRFAVSADLFETGGIWLRPSGQVGDEAWALGGNSIYAQVPEKLWQGQGITEVKDILKLIVSTAEFDATLLTQDELDLPSRSTPTPRRGQGTLNRLMNRIPSRDLRAKPEEEMCDDWVTSQIIITTIHPQNTTSIPRGQESVSLGSGVKLRSHPSLKANVRLTTVSQSSRDLGNHLLPPLLRADHSGIRPFQFTTSRGTDPGLSVLEFNQVEDSSVVTPDHPLKLVVDSSLEPDEYLLPISYDGEFFIPLGRAHSTVDGTTEIVLERLTEPVSEGKRSLGGSIRILFQKIMSQNLGWQFDYPILAVADVSPDGVVNYIGAIEQVKQRVAQAKRIVLFIHGIIGDSQNMVGSIQRAKLTDLYDLVLSFDYESLNTSIEDNAKLLKQKLAAVGLGENHGKALHIVAHSMGGLVSRWFIETEAGDRVVQNLIMLGTPNAGSPWSTIEDWALTTLSIGLNGLSTITWPVPVLGMLLKAMNKSVEVIKTIDVSLDEMRPGSQFLQKLAASPDPGIPYTIIAGNTSIIPAALQPEANQQSSPLERLMQKLFYKTAALAFFDQPNDLAATVHSIKSVSQERQPPPQVKEIDCDHFVYFTYPEGLAALANTCMLYVQRHHLEAAMSNSFNSKNYLTTHPDREELSHTPLPSSVDMAVIDNLLPNQTVSLLPQKADNPSTVSAFHTTTNHDSIQSRRHQQLISVLIAVLAAIAMMALWQYQQFKYTEPKNQSQFNQSLQM; from the coding sequence ATGACTCGTAATATCTATGCATTGCTGGTTGGTATTGATAATTACCTTAATTCTGTCCCTCCTCTCAAGGGCTGCATAAACGATATTTTGGCTGTAAAAGAGTATTTGTTAGGGCGGGTTTCTCCCAATCAACATAAGCTAAATTTACACATACTTTTAAACCAAGATGCCACTCGTCAGGCAATAATTAATGGTTTTCGACAACATTTATGTCAAGCTAGTAATGAAGATATTGTCTTTTTTTACTATTCAGGTCATGGTAGCCAACAAGCAACACCTGAAGAGTTTTGGACTTTAGAGCCAGATCGGCTAGATGAAACTCTCGTTTGTTATGACAGTCGGAATCCTGGGTGTTGGGATTTAACAGATAAAGAATTAGGGAAGCTAATTGCTGAGGTAGCCGAGAAAAACCCTCATATCGTGATTATAATGGACTGTTGCCATTCAGGTTCAGGCATTCGCGGCGATTTAGAACTAGAAACTGCTGTTCGTAAAGCACCCATTGATCACCGTCAGCGACCTTTAGACAGCTTCATTTTCTCTTTAGTAGAAGCCAAACAACTCTCAAATTCCCGCAGTTTGGCCAAAAATGCTGCTGGTTGGACTTTACCTCAAGGAAAACATATATTTTTTGCGGCTTGCCAAGATTACGAGGAAGCTAAAGAGTACATGGCAGATGGGCAAATCCGAGGGGCATTCTCTTACTTTTTACTTGATACCTTAATAAAAGCCAATGGTAGCCTCACTTATAGAGATTTATTCAAACGCACTAATGCTCTAGTTTGTAGTAAAGTTGCGGCTCAGTCTCCTCAAATAGAAGCCACAGTTCAGGGTGATTTAAACCAACTATTTTTAGGAGGAGCGATCGCTTCACACACTCCCTACTTTACAGTTAGTTATCACAAAAACCATACATGGGTAATTGATGGTGGTGCTGTTCATGGAATTCCTGAACCTTCTGGTGATGAAACAACTTTACTGGCATTATTTCCTTTTGATACCCCCTCTGAACAGCTACATCAATTATCAAGGGCAATAGGTGAAGCTCAAGTGCTTGAAGTCATGCCGCAGTTGAGCAAAATTCAAATTAGCGGTATCAGAGACTTAAATACTGAGATGATTTTTAAGGCAGTTGTCACTAGTCTACCTTTACCACCTAAAGGAGTATTGATTACTGGTGAGGATGTGGGAGTAAAATTAGCACGTACTACACTGCTGACATCTGGGCCACAGAATCAACAATCCTTATACCTGCGAGAAGTAACTACACCTGAAACTGCTGAGTTTAAATTGCTGGCTCGTAATGATGAATATTTGATTACACGACCCGCCGATGACCGTCCTTTAGTCGCTCAAATTCAAGGTTATACACAGGCGACTGCCTCGCAGGCAATACAACGATTAGAACATATTGCCCGTTGGACAAATATTTACGAACTTTCTAGCCCTACCAGTACCAGAATTCCACCAGACGCAGTACAAATACTTATCTATCAAGATGGACAAGAGCGGCAAGATATCCAAATGCGCCTGGAGTATCAACAAGAAAATGGTAAATGGAAGCAACCTAATTTCAAAATTAAGTTAAAAAATACGAGTAATGAACCAGTATATTGCGCCCTCCTGAATCTAACAGATCGTTTTGCAGTTAGTGCTGATTTGTTTGAAACAGGAGGAATTTGGCTGCGCCCAAGTGGACAAGTAGGAGATGAAGCTTGGGCTTTAGGCGGTAATTCAATTTATGCCCAAGTTCCCGAAAAACTATGGCAGGGACAGGGAATTACTGAAGTTAAAGATATTCTCAAATTAATTGTCAGCACTGCGGAATTTGACGCAACCTTGCTCACACAAGATGAGCTTGATTTACCTTCTCGTTCCACACCAACACCTCGTCGAGGTCAAGGGACACTGAACCGTTTGATGAACAGGATTCCATCGCGCGACCTTAGAGCTAAACCAGAAGAAGAAATGTGCGACGACTGGGTAACTAGTCAAATCATCATTACAACTATTCATCCACAAAACACCACATCGATTCCTAGAGGACAAGAAAGTGTTTCTCTGGGATCTGGTGTGAAATTGCGATCGCATCCCAGTTTAAAAGCTAATGTTCGGCTGACAACAGTCTCCCAATCTTCCAGGGATTTAGGTAATCATTTACTACCGCCTCTTTTGCGGGCAGATCATTCGGGAATTCGACCCTTTCAATTCACTACCAGTCGTGGAACTGATCCAGGGTTGAGTGTATTGGAATTTAATCAGGTAGAAGACTCATCTGTTGTCACGCCAGATCATCCTTTAAAGCTAGTTGTTGATTCCTCCTTAGAACCAGACGAGTATCTCTTACCAATCAGTTATGATGGCGAGTTTTTCATACCTTTAGGACGCGCTCACAGTACTGTGGATGGTACAACAGAAATTGTCTTGGAGCGTTTAACCGAACCTGTGAGTGAAGGAAAACGCAGCCTTGGGGGTTCTATTCGGATTTTGTTCCAAAAAATAATGTCTCAAAATTTAGGATGGCAGTTTGATTACCCAATTTTAGCGGTAGCAGATGTTAGTCCAGATGGTGTAGTTAATTACATTGGTGCCATCGAGCAAGTTAAGCAAAGAGTTGCCCAAGCCAAGCGAATTGTTCTTTTCATCCACGGTATCATTGGCGATAGTCAAAACATGGTTGGGAGTATACAAAGGGCAAAACTTACTGACTTATATGATCTAGTTCTCAGCTTTGACTATGAAAGCCTCAACACTTCCATTGAAGATAATGCCAAACTCCTGAAGCAAAAACTCGCAGCAGTTGGTTTAGGAGAAAATCACGGTAAAGCCTTGCACATTGTCGCTCATTCAATGGGAGGCCTGGTTTCTCGTTGGTTTATTGAAACAGAAGCAGGCGATCGCGTCGTGCAGAACTTAATTATGCTGGGTACACCAAATGCTGGCTCTCCTTGGTCTACTATCGAAGATTGGGCGCTAACTACCTTGAGTATTGGGCTAAATGGTCTGTCAACAATTACTTGGCCTGTACCAGTTTTGGGAATGTTGCTTAAGGCAATGAACAAATCTGTCGAGGTAATTAAAACTATCGATGTTTCCTTAGATGAAATGCGTCCTGGCTCTCAATTTTTGCAAAAATTGGCAGCCAGTCCTGATCCTGGGATTCCTTACACAATCATTGCTGGTAATACATCAATTATTCCCGCCGCTCTCCAACCAGAAGCTAATCAGCAGTCCAGTCCTTTAGAGCGACTAATGCAAAAGCTGTTTTATAAGACAGCAGCATTAGCGTTTTTTGATCAACCAAACGACCTTGCTGCAACTGTACACAGCATCAAAAGTGTCAGTCAAGAACGTCAGCCTCCACCTCAAGTTAAAGAAATTGACTGTGATCATTTTGTTTATTTCACTTATCCTGAAGGGTTAGCAGCATTAGCAAATACTTGTATGTTGTACGTTCAGCGCCATCATTTAGAGGCGGCGATGAGTAATTCTTTCAATTCAAAGAATTATTTAACTACTCACCCGGATCGAGAAGAGCTTTCTCACACACCTCTACCCTCCTCGGTTGACATGGCTGTTATAGACAATTTACTTCCTAATCAGACAGTGAGTTTACTTCCACAAAAAGCCGATAATCCTTCTACTGTCAGCGCTTTTCATACCACTACTAACCATGATTCAATCCAGAGCAGAAGACATCAACAGTTAATTAGTGTATTGATTGCTGTATTAGCAGCAATAGCGATGATGGCATTATGGCAATATCAACAATTCAAATACACAGAACCCAAAAATCAAAGTCAATTTAATCAGTCTCTACAAATGTGA